TATTGCTTCCTGTAGGCTCGCAGCCGTAGCAAATAATCTCAGCATCAAGCTCTTCAAATACCGAAGGAGCCACTTTATAAGCAGCGCCATGCGCGCAATCTAAAACAATTTTCAAACCTTTTAAGGTTATGCCCTTGGGGAAAGTTGCCTTAGCAAACTCTATATAACGTCCCATGGCATCAACAACACGTTTATTCTTACCCACAGCATAATCTTCAGGAAGAGCTCCAAAATCTCTATGAGCAACCATTTCTTCAATACGCCGCTCTATAACGTCGCTAATTTTAAATCCTTCTGAAGAAAAAATCTTTATTCCATTATCCGAATAGGGATTATGCGATGCTGAAATCATAATTCCAGCATCCGCTCGATAAGCACGAGTAATAAAAGCTACTCCAGGAGTAGGAATCGGTCCTAAAACCAAAGTTTCTATTCCCATGGAAGTTAACCCTGCAACAAGAGCATTTTCAAACATGTACCCAGACAGGCGGGTATCTTTCCCTAAAACAACACGGTGTTTTCCAGGACGATTTTCCTGTAAAACCCCTGCAACAGCTTTTCCTAGCAATACAGAAATTTCTACAGTCATGGGCTCATAATTTGCCCTTCCCCGAACTCCATCAGTACCAAACAATTGCTTTACTTTTTCTGTCATTGCTTCCCTAAAGGTTTGCATTTACTTTGTAGGGCGACTTCCACACTAACACACCCTCAAAAAATTGAAATTCAGCCTCTTTTAACCTAATAGCATACAGAACAAAACAGTCTGAGAAGCTTCTAGGGCAAGATTCACTATTTGTGAACACTACAACTGATGTCCTTAATAGTCTTCTTAATATCTTCTAAACCTTCTAACACAAAACTAAAATTGTTATTAGAGAAATCATACAATTATGGATGAATGTTTATGCTAATGTAGAAAAAACCCGAATACATAGGGAATTTTTCCTAAAAACAGAATAAAAGATTTTATAAAACAGAAGGAAATCCACTCTTATTTTTTGCTTAAATTCTTCTGTACTAAAACCCAGGCACAGTCTTCCAACGAGGAGATGGCCTCTGTTGCGGCCCTAGGTAAATATCTTGTAAAGAAAATCTCTAAAATTAAAATGAAAAATCTCTAAGAAATTGTAAGATAAAATCCTTGTATGAGGTATAAAAGAATGTCTTTCTGCTAGGCATTTTGTTCTTGCAAACTTCAAAATTTTTGCTATGGTGAAATTCCCCTAGAAAAAAGCGTGCTTATATAAACCCTTTTTCTTCCAAGACTTTTTAACACCTGATATCTATAATAAATGGTCTGTGACAACAAAACTCTCTTGCGTAGAGGCTTAGAATTGTTTAGAAAAATTTCTAAATCTGCACCCACTCCAATTATTTATTCAGCTGCCGATCACAACATCAAACTTCAAGACTTTTCCCCTCACGCACTATCTGTAATCAAAACTTTAAGAAAAGCTGGTCATAAAGCCTATATCGTCGGTGGGTGTATTCGTGATTTATTACTCAACACCACCCCCAAAGACTTTGACATTTCAACATCGGCAAAACCCGAGGAAATCAAAGCAGTTTTTAAAAATTGTATATTAGTTGGAAAACGCTTCAGATTAGCCCATATTCGTTTTTCCAATCAAATTATCGAAGTCTCTACTTTCCGATCAGGAAGTACTGACGAAGATTGCTTAATTACGAAGGATAACCTCTGGGGAACAGCTGAAGAAGATGTTCTAAGAAGAGATTTTACAATCAATGGTCTTTTCTACGATCCTTCGGAAGAAACAATCATAGATTATACCGGTGGTGTTAGCGACTTACAAAAACGTTATTTGCGTACTATCGGGGATCCCTTTGTTCGCTTTAAACAAGATCCTGTAAGAATGCTAAGATTATTAAAAATTCTTGCAAGAACACCATTCACTGTTGACCCAAGAACGTTAGAAGCCCTTCAAGAGTGCCGCTACGAATTAATTAAAAGCTCTCAGGCTCGTGTTTTTGAAGAACTTATTAAAATGCTCAGTTCAGGAGTTTCCTCTGAGTTTTTCAAATTATTAGTTAAATATCAGATCTTAGAAATTCTTTTTCCTTACATGGATAAAGCTTTTCGTTTGAATCAAATTTTAGAAGAGCAAACGTTCGCCTGTTTAGATATTTTAGACGAGAAGATTTTAGGGAAAAAACATAATTATGACCGCCATCAGCTCATGGCTATATTTTTATTCCCAATTGTAAACTTTAACGTACGTTATAAGCATCGGCTACACCCGAGCCTTTCGCTAACTTCGGTTTTTGATTATATTAAAAATTTCTTAGGGAAATTCTTCGCTGATTCCTTCACTAGCTGCTCTAAAAAAAACTTCATTTTAACGGCGCTCGTTTTGCAAATGCAATATCGCTTAACACCCTTAGTTCCAACGAAAAAAATCCATTTCTTTAACCGTAAGTTTTTAAACCACGTACGTTTTTCAGAGGCGCTTTCCTTATTAGAAATTCGTAGCCTTGTTTATCCAAAACTAGATAAAATATATTCTGCTTGGATTCGACACTACCAGGCTTTACAATGTAAAAAGGAAATTTCTTCTTAAGTTTAAACTGCAATGTTTCCACTTCACATAGTGCACGTACTGTATCCCATAGGCTTAGTGGCCAATTTATTTTTTGGTTGTGCGTTTTCCATCCAATGGTTTTTAAGCGAAAGAAGAAAGAAAGCCTATGTCCCTAAGGCTTTTTGGGTTCTTTCATCAATCGGAGCGGTGTTAATGATCGCTCACGGTTTTATACAAAGTCAGTTTCCCATAGCGCTACTACACGGGACCAACCTCGTTATCTATTTTAGAAATCTTAATGTTGTTTCTTCTTATAAGCTCTCGTTAAAAACAACATTGGGGATCCTCGCCATAACAGTCTTGCTAACTACGCTACCTTTCGCCATAGAGGCCTATTACCATCCTAATATGGAATGGATGGCATCTCCGAATATCTTTCATCTTCCTTTACCTCCGCCTAATATCTATTGGCATATCGTCGGTTGCGCAGGATTATTTATCTTTTCCTCAAGGTTTTTCATTCAATGGTGCTACTTAGAAATGAAAAACTGTTCTACATTACCCACTTTATTTTGGCTTGTAGGTTTCCTCGGAGGGTTTCTTGCTTTTCTGTACTTTATACGTACAGGAGATCCTGTGAACATCATTAGCTATGGCTGTGGACTCCTCCCTTCATTAGCAAATCTACGAATCCTATATAAAAAATCCCGCCCCCCTGCATTTTATAATCGCAGTTGTTTTGTATCTGCTGGAGAGGTTAGCGGGGATATTTTAGGAAGCTCGCTAATCCGCAATATCAAATCACTGTATCCTGATATGAGTTGTTTTGGTGTTGGAGGACCCCAAATGCGAAAAGAAGGTCTGAAGCCCCTTATAAATATGGAGGAGTTTCAAGTATCAGGATTCTTAGAAGTATTTTCTTCTATTTTTGGACTCTTTAGAAAATACCGAAAGCTATGCAAAGCTATTCTCAAAGAAAATCCCGAAACAGTTTTTTGTGTTGACTTTCCGGACTTTCATGTCTTTCTGATTAAAAAGTTAAGAAAACGCGGATACAAAGGGAAAATTGTCCATTATGTATGCCCTAGCATTTGGGCATGGAGACAAAATAGAAAAAAGACCCTAGAAAAACACCTAGACGTTCTTTTACTTATCCTTCCCTTTGAAAAAGACATTTTTACCGACTCTCCATTAAAAACGATGTACCTTGGTCATCCTTTAGTAGAGACTATAGAAAAATTTAACCTTAACTCATCCTGGAAACAGGAATTAGAAATTGCTGACAAGCCTATTGTTGCTGCGTTTCCTGGTAGCCGACCCAATGACATCGTTAGGAACTTAACCGTACAAATACGAGCATTCCTATCTTCATCTTTCGCAGATACACATCAGCTTTTGGTATCTTCTTGCAATGCTAAATATGATAATACGATCTTAGAGCTTCTAAGAAAAGAGGGCTGTAAGAACAGCAAAATTGTCCCTTCAGCACTACGTTATGAATTAATGCGAGAGTCTGACTGTGCCTTAGCAAAATGTGGAACTATAGTTCTTGAAGCAGCCTTAAACCAAACACCCACAATTGTTACCTGTTTA
This window of the Chlamydia sp. BM-2023 genome carries:
- the lpxB gene encoding lipid-A-disaccharide synthase, whose product is MFPLHIVHVLYPIGLVANLFFGCAFSIQWFLSERRKKAYVPKAFWVLSSIGAVLMIAHGFIQSQFPIALLHGTNLVIYFRNLNVVSSYKLSLKTTLGILAITVLLTTLPFAIEAYYHPNMEWMASPNIFHLPLPPPNIYWHIVGCAGLFIFSSRFFIQWCYLEMKNCSTLPTLFWLVGFLGGFLAFLYFIRTGDPVNIISYGCGLLPSLANLRILYKKSRPPAFYNRSCFVSAGEVSGDILGSSLIRNIKSLYPDMSCFGVGGPQMRKEGLKPLINMEEFQVSGFLEVFSSIFGLFRKYRKLCKAILKENPETVFCVDFPDFHVFLIKKLRKRGYKGKIVHYVCPSIWAWRQNRKKTLEKHLDVLLLILPFEKDIFTDSPLKTMYLGHPLVETIEKFNLNSSWKQELEIADKPIVAAFPGSRPNDIVRNLTVQIRAFLSSSFADTHQLLVSSCNAKYDNTILELLRKEGCKNSKIVPSALRYELMRESDCALAKCGTIVLEAALNQTPTIVTCLLGSFDSFLAKYIFKIFIPAYSLPNIIMNSIIFPEFIGGKHDFTTEEIAAALDILANPNARQKQKAGCQQLLKTMTTNVVSPEECLRIIYAQNDHAHIKNNLLTTLNPENSRI
- the pcnB gene encoding polynucleotide adenylyltransferase PcnB, coding for MVCDNKTLLRRGLELFRKISKSAPTPIIYSAADHNIKLQDFSPHALSVIKTLRKAGHKAYIVGGCIRDLLLNTTPKDFDISTSAKPEEIKAVFKNCILVGKRFRLAHIRFSNQIIEVSTFRSGSTDEDCLITKDNLWGTAEEDVLRRDFTINGLFYDPSEETIIDYTGGVSDLQKRYLRTIGDPFVRFKQDPVRMLRLLKILARTPFTVDPRTLEALQECRYELIKSSQARVFEELIKMLSSGVSSEFFKLLVKYQILEILFPYMDKAFRLNQILEEQTFACLDILDEKILGKKHNYDRHQLMAIFLFPIVNFNVRYKHRLHPSLSLTSVFDYIKNFLGKFFADSFTSCSKKNFILTALVLQMQYRLTPLVPTKKIHFFNRKFLNHVRFSEALSLLEIRSLVYPKLDKIYSAWIRHYQALQCKKEISS